The following coding sequences lie in one Streptomyces sp. NBC_00510 genomic window:
- a CDS encoding SpoIIE family protein phosphatase: MDNPAKTFSESPEDPFSVHAAASVVLDDHASVVGWSTRAETLLGHRAQDVLGRSAPELLLHPGDQELVLTATAACVRAGGWFGVVPVLHRDGRRVEVGCRIRAIAREGRRREWYVVAAPAAEVVRWETDRWVLEGLFRRSPIGLAVYAPDLTFLRVNRAITKFSGVPAEKHHGLRTGDFLFGPDADAVDHQLRRVLETGRSSIFSELPCRLRRDPQRELYVSVSAFRMQDDNGHVLGVTQTVEDVTARYQARRRLALLSEAGARIGTTLDVGRTARELAEVAVPGLADSASVDLLEAVPQGDEPAQDSFRTVCRAAVQSVFPDTQKIMYPVGHTIRIPPGSTQARSLSEGRPVFESDMGRALAWLDDDPVRARAAREVGAHSLMVVPLLARGLVLGLISLWRTRGREPFEADDLTLAEEFAARAALSIDNARRYTQQHQAALTLQHSLLPGDVPWHPAAEVAHRYLPANTATGVGGDWFDVIPLSGLRIALVVGDVVGRGLHAAATMGRLRTAVHTLAHLDPTPDEVLSHLDDLVDRLASEQRESDENAPPVVGATCLYAVYDPVSRRCSLARAGHPPPVVVTPEGRASLVNIPPGPPLGLGGLPFETAEIELAEGSILALYTDGLLCTRCRDLDDSLAMLCGALTAPSGSLEETCSAVEDTLLKARRSTEAADDVALLVARTRVLAPEQVATWDLPPDATAAGRARTLVESQLATWGLQEAAFVTELIVSELVTNAYRYAGGPITLRLIRDSHLICEVSDTSSTSPHLRRARTTDEGGRGLFLVAQLSERWGARYTREGKTIWAEQPLQAAF, encoded by the coding sequence ATGGACAACCCGGCCAAGACGTTCAGCGAGTCACCGGAGGACCCGTTCTCGGTGCACGCCGCGGCCTCGGTGGTGCTGGACGACCACGCGTCCGTGGTGGGGTGGAGCACCCGCGCCGAGACGCTGCTCGGCCACCGGGCCCAGGACGTCCTGGGCCGGTCGGCTCCCGAACTCCTGCTCCACCCCGGCGACCAGGAGCTGGTCCTGACCGCCACCGCGGCCTGCGTCCGGGCGGGCGGCTGGTTCGGTGTCGTGCCCGTGCTGCACCGGGACGGACGGCGGGTTGAGGTCGGCTGCCGGATCCGCGCCATCGCGCGGGAGGGCCGGCGCCGCGAGTGGTACGTGGTCGCGGCACCCGCCGCCGAGGTCGTCCGGTGGGAGACGGACCGGTGGGTGCTGGAAGGGTTGTTCCGCCGTTCCCCCATCGGGCTGGCGGTCTACGCCCCCGACCTGACCTTCCTGCGGGTGAACCGGGCGATCACCAAGTTCAGCGGGGTCCCCGCGGAGAAGCACCATGGCCTGCGCACGGGGGACTTCCTCTTCGGGCCGGACGCCGACGCCGTGGACCACCAGTTGCGGCGGGTGCTCGAGACGGGCCGGTCCTCGATCTTCTCCGAGCTGCCCTGCCGGCTGCGCCGCGACCCGCAGCGCGAACTGTACGTGTCCGTCTCGGCGTTCCGGATGCAGGACGACAACGGGCACGTCCTCGGGGTGACCCAGACCGTCGAGGACGTCACAGCACGCTACCAGGCCCGCCGCAGGCTGGCCCTGCTCAGCGAGGCCGGGGCCCGGATCGGCACCACGCTGGACGTCGGCCGCACCGCCCGCGAACTGGCCGAGGTGGCCGTGCCCGGGCTGGCCGACAGCGCCTCCGTCGACCTGCTGGAGGCCGTGCCCCAGGGTGACGAGCCCGCCCAGGACTCGTTCCGTACGGTCTGCCGCGCGGCGGTCCAGTCGGTCTTCCCGGACACCCAGAAGATCATGTACCCGGTGGGACACACCATCCGCATCCCCCCGGGGTCGACGCAGGCGCGGTCACTGAGCGAGGGCCGCCCGGTCTTCGAGTCGGACATGGGCCGGGCCCTCGCCTGGCTCGATGACGACCCCGTGCGGGCCAGGGCCGCCCGCGAGGTCGGCGCGCACTCCCTGATGGTGGTGCCACTGCTGGCCCGCGGGCTCGTGCTCGGGCTGATCAGCCTCTGGCGGACCCGCGGCCGCGAGCCCTTCGAGGCCGACGACCTCACCCTCGCCGAGGAGTTCGCCGCCCGCGCGGCCCTGAGCATCGACAACGCCCGCCGTTACACCCAGCAGCACCAGGCGGCCCTCACCCTCCAGCACAGCCTGCTCCCCGGGGACGTGCCCTGGCACCCCGCCGCCGAGGTGGCCCACCGCTACCTGCCCGCCAACACCGCCACCGGGGTCGGCGGCGACTGGTTCGACGTCATCCCGCTCTCGGGGCTCCGCATCGCCCTGGTGGTGGGCGACGTCGTCGGCCGCGGTCTGCACGCGGCGGCCACCATGGGCCGGCTGCGCACCGCCGTGCACACCCTGGCCCACCTGGACCCCACCCCGGACGAGGTGCTGTCGCACCTCGACGACCTCGTGGACCGGCTCGCCTCGGAACAGCGCGAGAGCGACGAGAACGCCCCACCGGTCGTCGGCGCGACCTGCCTCTACGCCGTCTACGACCCGGTCTCCCGGCGCTGCTCGCTCGCCCGGGCCGGCCATCCGCCCCCCGTGGTCGTCACCCCGGAGGGACGGGCGAGCCTGGTCAACATCCCCCCGGGCCCGCCGCTGGGCCTCGGCGGCCTCCCCTTCGAGACCGCCGAGATCGAACTGGCCGAGGGCAGCATCCTCGCGCTCTACACCGACGGCCTGCTGTGCACCCGCTGCCGCGACCTCGACGACAGCCTCGCGATGCTGTGCGGGGCGCTCACGGCGCCGTCCGGCTCCCTGGAGGAGACCTGCAGCGCCGTCGAGGACACCCTCCTCAAGGCACGCCGCTCCACCGAGGCCGCCGACGACGTGGCCCTCCTCGTCGCCCGGACCCGCGTCCTCGCGCCGGAACAGGTCGCCACCTGGGACCTCCCGCCGGACGCCACCGCCGCCGGACGGGCCCGCACGCTGGTGGAGTCCCAGCTCGCCACGTGGGGACTGCAGGAGGCGGCCTTCGTGACCGAACTGATCGTCAGCGAGCTGGTCACCAACGCGTACCGCTACGCGGGCGGGCCCATCACGCTGCGGCTGATCCGCGACAGCCACCTCATCTGCGAGGTCTCCGACACCAGCAGCACCTCCCCGCACCTGCGCAGGGCGCGGACGACGGACGAGGGCGGGCGCGGGCTGTTCCTGGTCGCGCAGCTCAGTGAACGCTGGGGCGCCCGCTACACGCGCGAGGGCAAGACGATCTGGGCCGAGCAGCCCCTGCAGGCCGCCTTCTGA
- a CDS encoding LysR family transcriptional regulator has product MPLPERVSDLAAYDLLLSVASLGSVGAAARAHGVSQPAASSRLRHLERRLGLQLLERSPRGSRLTEHGALVADWARTAVDAAASLDAGVTSLRGTAESRLRVAASMTVAEYLLPQWLLILRAGAPRTTVALTAGNSEDVAAAVLAGEVHLGFVEGPDVPRGLVAQPVAHDELTVVVAPSHRWARRRSGIGAAELAATPLVSRERGSGTRRYLEHALAEGTGLALTDPLLELPSTTAIKTAVADGLAPAVLSSLALTAELASGSVVAVPVAGLDLTRTLRVVRAHGRDLTGPARELAGIARQGAVSARQGVGSADSAGRAGRGTSAGTAAGPPRRRPRPGRH; this is encoded by the coding sequence ATGCCCCTGCCCGAGCGCGTGAGCGACCTGGCGGCGTACGACCTGCTGCTGTCGGTCGCGAGCCTCGGCAGCGTCGGCGCCGCCGCGCGGGCCCACGGCGTCAGCCAGCCGGCCGCGAGCTCCCGCCTCCGCCACCTCGAACGCCGGCTCGGTCTGCAGCTGCTGGAACGGTCACCGCGCGGTTCGCGGCTCACCGAGCACGGCGCGCTGGTCGCGGACTGGGCGCGCACCGCCGTCGACGCCGCCGCCTCGCTGGACGCCGGGGTCACCTCGCTGCGCGGCACCGCGGAGAGCCGGCTGCGGGTGGCGGCGAGCATGACGGTCGCCGAGTACCTCCTGCCGCAGTGGCTGCTGATCCTGCGGGCGGGCGCCCCGCGCACCACGGTCGCGCTGACCGCGGGCAACTCCGAGGACGTGGCCGCGGCCGTCCTGGCCGGCGAGGTGCACCTCGGTTTCGTCGAGGGCCCGGACGTCCCGCGCGGGCTGGTCGCCCAGCCGGTCGCGCACGACGAGCTGACCGTTGTCGTCGCCCCCTCCCACCGCTGGGCGCGCCGCCGGTCCGGCATCGGCGCCGCCGAACTCGCCGCGACACCCCTGGTCAGCCGTGAACGCGGCTCCGGCACCCGCCGCTACCTCGAGCACGCCCTGGCCGAGGGGACGGGGCTCGCGCTCACCGATCCGCTCCTCGAACTCCCCTCCACCACCGCCATCAAGACAGCCGTCGCCGACGGCCTCGCCCCGGCCGTCCTCAGCTCCCTCGCCCTCACCGCGGAACTCGCGAGCGGCAGCGTCGTCGCCGTCCCCGTGGCTGGACTCGACCTGACGCGGACGCTGCGCGTGGTGCGCGCCCACGGGCGCGACCTGACCGGGCCGGCGCGGGAGCTGGCAGGGATCGCCCGGCAGGGCGCGGTCAGTGCCCGTCAAGGGGTGGGAAGCGCAGATTCCGCAGGTCGGGCGGGACGGGGGACTTCGGCCGGTACAGCGGCGGGACCTCCCCGTCGGCGGCCGCGGCCGGGGCGTCACTGA
- a CDS encoding AI-2E family transporter — translation MRGPARRPGVRVFPALNTAAAYSWRLLVVGAVVYAAFATLGRFHEIAVAVFLGLVGTAMLRPLADLLARVIPRSLAVAISLIGSILVVFGILAMVGEVVAGETAGLQREFGAGLARIERWLEAPPFRLDPEALDDLQSKVGQWLSTHRSTLISTALSGAGRLVEVLTVFALALFCSVFFLHSGDRQWSWFCGQLPRTVRGRVSVAGRAAWRTFTGYTHGIVLVAATNAILVGVALFLLGVPLALPLALLEFFAAFVPLIGSPIALAVAAVVALAANGPVVAAVVVCLIVVIGQIEGHVLHPIVMSWAVRLHPVVVALTVIGGAIAAGVIGAVVAVPLVSVLWSMYQALRTTE, via the coding sequence GTGCGCGGGCCCGCCAGGCGGCCCGGCGTCCGGGTGTTCCCCGCGCTGAACACGGCCGCCGCCTACTCCTGGCGGCTGCTCGTCGTCGGGGCGGTCGTCTACGCCGCGTTCGCCACCCTGGGACGGTTCCATGAGATCGCGGTGGCCGTCTTCCTCGGGCTGGTCGGCACCGCGATGCTGCGACCGCTGGCCGATCTGCTCGCCCGCGTGATCCCGCGTTCGCTGGCCGTCGCCATCTCGCTGATCGGCAGCATCCTGGTCGTGTTCGGCATCCTGGCCATGGTCGGCGAGGTGGTCGCCGGCGAGACGGCCGGGCTGCAGCGCGAGTTCGGCGCGGGGCTGGCACGGATCGAGCGCTGGCTGGAGGCCCCGCCGTTCCGGCTCGACCCCGAGGCGCTCGACGACCTCCAGTCGAAGGTCGGGCAGTGGCTGTCCACCCACCGGTCGACCCTGATCAGCACCGCACTGAGCGGCGCCGGGCGCCTGGTGGAGGTGCTGACGGTCTTCGCGCTGGCGCTGTTCTGCTCGGTGTTCTTCCTCCACTCGGGGGACCGGCAGTGGTCCTGGTTCTGCGGGCAGCTGCCGCGGACGGTGCGCGGCCGGGTGTCCGTGGCCGGCCGTGCGGCATGGCGCACGTTCACCGGCTACACGCACGGGATCGTGCTGGTGGCGGCGACCAACGCGATCCTGGTGGGGGTCGCCCTGTTCCTGCTGGGGGTGCCGCTCGCGCTGCCGCTGGCGCTGCTGGAGTTCTTCGCCGCCTTCGTGCCGCTGATCGGCTCGCCCATCGCCCTGGCGGTCGCCGCCGTGGTGGCGCTGGCCGCGAACGGACCCGTCGTGGCGGCGGTCGTCGTCTGCCTGATCGTCGTCATCGGCCAGATCGAGGGCCACGTGCTGCATCCGATCGTGATGAGCTGGGCGGTGCGCCTGCATCCGGTGGTCGTCGCGCTCACCGTCATCGGCGGCGCCATCGCCGCCGGGGTCATCGGAGCGGTGGTGGCGGTCCCGCTCGTCTCGGTCCTCTGGTCGATGTACCAGGCGCTGCGCACCACGGAATAG
- a CDS encoding NAD(+)/NADH kinase, with product MPVGRIGMVVHGAREDASEAAAAVDRWCARHGVPAVEIDVWRKDRPRHSGQEEAATAGYPDLIVTLGGDGTFLRGARVAAACGAAVLGVDLGRVGFLTEVCTEDVERALDCVHEGRATVEDRMTLTLRASRPLEIPEGIESLLRYGRGPALPPPRVRPGDPEDVGWGVPMAVNAVNDVVFEKLARDRQASLAVYLAGRLFASYSADAVVVATPTGSTAYSFAAGGPVVSPHMDAIVFTPVAPHMAFDRTLVAAPDEVLGVRVLTRSGRVAVSIDGQLRGVLDPGDWVGVYKARHRLRLIRLGPTDFYGRVRDRFRLSDAPAAAADGEVPPLYRPKSPVPPDLRNLRFPPLDGH from the coding sequence ATGCCAGTGGGCCGGATCGGGATGGTCGTGCACGGTGCGCGCGAGGACGCGAGCGAGGCCGCCGCGGCGGTCGACCGCTGGTGCGCGCGGCACGGGGTCCCCGCGGTGGAGATCGACGTGTGGCGCAAGGACCGGCCCCGGCACAGCGGTCAGGAGGAGGCGGCCACGGCCGGCTACCCGGACCTGATCGTGACCCTCGGCGGCGACGGCACCTTCCTGCGCGGCGCGCGGGTGGCCGCCGCGTGCGGGGCGGCCGTGCTCGGCGTGGACCTGGGGCGGGTCGGCTTCCTCACCGAGGTGTGCACCGAGGACGTGGAGCGGGCGCTCGACTGCGTGCACGAGGGCCGGGCGACCGTCGAGGACCGCATGACGCTCACGCTGCGGGCGTCCCGGCCGCTGGAGATCCCCGAGGGCATCGAGTCCCTGCTGCGGTACGGGCGCGGCCCCGCGCTGCCGCCGCCACGGGTGCGGCCCGGCGACCCCGAGGACGTCGGCTGGGGCGTGCCGATGGCCGTCAACGCCGTCAACGACGTGGTCTTCGAGAAGCTCGCCCGGGACCGGCAGGCCAGTCTCGCGGTGTACCTGGCGGGCCGTCTGTTCGCGTCCTACTCCGCGGACGCGGTCGTCGTGGCCACCCCGACGGGTTCCACCGCGTACAGCTTCGCCGCAGGGGGCCCGGTGGTCTCCCCGCACATGGACGCGATCGTGTTCACCCCCGTCGCGCCGCACATGGCCTTCGACCGGACCCTGGTGGCGGCCCCCGACGAGGTCCTGGGGGTCCGCGTGCTGACCCGCTCCGGCCGGGTCGCGGTCAGCATCGACGGCCAGCTGAGGGGCGTCCTCGATCCGGGTGACTGGGTCGGGGTGTACAAGGCCCGGCACCGGCTGCGGTTGATCCGGCTGGGCCCGACCGACTTCTACGGGCGCGTGCGCGACCGCTTCCGGCTCAGTGACGCCCCGGCCGCGGCCGCCGACGGGGAGGTCCCGCCGCTGTACCGGCCGAAGTCCCCCGTCCCGCCCGACCTGCGGAATCTGCGCTTCCCACCCCTTGACGGGCACTGA
- a CDS encoding glucosamine-6-phosphate deaminase: MEVVIVPDATAGGELIAGAIADLLRRKPDALLGVATGSTPLPVYRALAGLAGEGRAEVSRARICQLDEYVGLPAGHPESYRSVVLREVVEPLGLAQESFMGPDGTAEDIVEACAAYERTLAAAGGVDLQLLGIGTDGHIGFNEPCSSLASRTRIKTLTEQTRKDNARFFDRPEDVPHHVITQGIGTILEARHLVLLATGEAKAEAVALAVEGPLAAVVPASALQLHPHATVVVDEAAASKLKLADYFRATYAAKPSWQGL, encoded by the coding sequence GTGGAAGTCGTCATCGTTCCGGACGCCACCGCGGGCGGCGAACTCATCGCGGGTGCCATCGCGGACCTGCTGCGCCGCAAGCCCGACGCGCTGCTCGGCGTCGCCACCGGTTCGACCCCGCTGCCGGTCTACCGGGCCCTCGCCGGCCTGGCCGGCGAGGGCCGCGCCGAGGTGTCGCGCGCCCGGATCTGCCAGCTGGACGAGTACGTCGGACTGCCCGCCGGGCACCCGGAGTCCTACCGCTCCGTGGTGCTGCGCGAGGTCGTCGAGCCCCTCGGCCTCGCCCAGGAGTCGTTCATGGGACCCGACGGCACCGCCGAGGACATCGTCGAGGCGTGCGCGGCGTACGAGCGCACGCTGGCGGCGGCCGGCGGGGTCGACCTGCAGCTGCTCGGCATCGGTACCGACGGCCACATCGGCTTCAACGAGCCGTGCTCCTCGCTGGCCTCCCGGACCCGGATCAAGACGCTGACCGAGCAGACCCGCAAGGACAACGCGCGCTTCTTCGACCGCCCCGAGGACGTGCCGCACCACGTCATCACCCAGGGCATCGGCACCATCCTGGAAGCCCGGCACCTCGTGCTGCTGGCCACGGGCGAGGCGAAGGCCGAGGCGGTCGCCCTGGCCGTCGAGGGCCCGCTGGCGGCGGTCGTCCCCGCCTCCGCGCTCCAGCTGCACCCGCACGCCACCGTCGTCGTCGACGAGGCGGCCGCGTCCAAGCTGAAGCTGGCCGACTACTTCCGGGCCACCTACGCGGCGAAGCCGTCCTGGCAGGGTCTGTGA
- a CDS encoding cupin domain-containing protein, translated as METKPEPGVLAQVADLIGRTPVGQRGALWRLGADRRQLDANVIRLPAGTEVRPHVEADLDVLLYVVAGGGHLSGDDGGRQTTLAPGALAWLPRGTCRALYAGAVGLTYLTVHARRPGLTIAGPAPAPAPAPEAGEAACLLHRVCADCGRLAGESDALYCSRCGTALPPR; from the coding sequence GTGGAGACCAAGCCCGAGCCGGGTGTCCTCGCCCAGGTGGCGGATCTGATCGGCCGTACGCCCGTCGGGCAGCGCGGAGCGCTGTGGCGGCTCGGCGCGGACCGCCGCCAGCTCGACGCCAACGTCATCCGCCTTCCGGCGGGCACCGAGGTCCGGCCGCACGTCGAGGCCGACCTGGACGTCCTGCTGTACGTCGTCGCCGGCGGCGGGCACCTTTCGGGCGACGACGGCGGACGCCAGACGACCCTGGCGCCCGGCGCCCTCGCCTGGCTGCCCCGCGGCACCTGCCGCGCGCTGTACGCCGGCGCCGTGGGACTGACCTACCTCACGGTGCACGCCCGCCGCCCCGGCCTCACCATCGCCGGCCCCGCTCCCGCTCCCGCCCCCGCGCCGGAAGCGGGCGAAGCGGCCTGCCTGCTGCACCGCGTCTGCGCGGACTGCGGCCGCCTGGCCGGCGAGAGCGACGCCCTGTACTGCTCCCGCTGCGGCACCGCACTGCCGCCCCGCTGA
- a CDS encoding TDT family transporter — protein MPSTLALPSRPGAHPRTGLLRELDHPSQLFRDLGPNWFASVMGTGIVATAAAGLPAHVPGLRTAATVVWALAAAWLVALSAGWAVHWTRYRDRARAHAGHPVMAHFWGAPAMALLTVGAGTLALGSDWIGPHAALAVDAVLWSAGTLLGLVTWVWIPYRAMTEHRVADDSAFGGWLMPVVPPMVSAATGAALVPHLPAGQARLTLLLACYAMFGMSLIASLVIIPQIWGRLVRHKTGPAAMVPTLWIVLGPLGQSVTAANLLGHAAPTALPRPYATGAEVFGYLYGVPTWGFAMMWLALAAALTLRTARRGLPFTLTWWSFTFPLGTCVTGTSALALRLHSTAFQGAALVLYAGLVAAWALVAVRTVRAGARGTLFLPPAPAAPRA, from the coding sequence ATGCCTTCGACGCTCGCTCTTCCCTCCCGGCCCGGCGCCCACCCGCGCACCGGGCTGCTGCGGGAGCTGGACCACCCCTCCCAGCTCTTCCGCGACCTCGGCCCCAACTGGTTCGCCTCGGTGATGGGCACCGGCATCGTCGCCACGGCGGCGGCCGGGCTCCCGGCGCACGTACCGGGACTGCGGACGGCCGCCACGGTCGTGTGGGCGCTGGCGGCCGCCTGGCTAGTGGCGCTCTCCGCGGGCTGGGCGGTGCACTGGACCCGGTACCGCGACCGCGCGCGGGCGCACGCCGGCCATCCGGTGATGGCGCACTTCTGGGGTGCCCCGGCGATGGCGCTGCTGACCGTGGGCGCGGGCACGCTGGCGCTGGGCTCGGACTGGATCGGGCCGCACGCGGCCCTGGCGGTGGACGCGGTGCTCTGGTCGGCGGGCACCCTGCTGGGCCTGGTGACCTGGGTGTGGATCCCCTACCGCGCGATGACCGAGCACCGCGTGGCCGACGACTCGGCGTTCGGCGGCTGGCTGATGCCGGTCGTCCCGCCGATGGTGTCCGCCGCCACCGGGGCCGCCCTCGTCCCGCACCTCCCCGCCGGGCAGGCGCGGCTGACGCTGCTGCTGGCGTGCTACGCGATGTTCGGGATGAGCCTGATCGCGAGCCTGGTGATCATCCCGCAGATCTGGGGCCGGCTGGTGCGCCACAAGACGGGCCCGGCGGCCATGGTGCCGACCCTGTGGATCGTGCTCGGCCCGCTGGGGCAGTCCGTCACGGCGGCCAATCTCCTGGGGCACGCGGCGCCCACCGCCCTGCCCCGCCCCTACGCCACCGGGGCCGAGGTCTTCGGCTACCTCTACGGCGTGCCCACCTGGGGGTTCGCCATGATGTGGCTGGCCCTGGCGGCGGCGCTCACCCTGCGCACCGCGCGGCGCGGACTGCCGTTCACCCTGACCTGGTGGAGCTTCACCTTCCCGCTGGGCACGTGCGTGACCGGGACGAGCGCGCTGGCGCTGCGGCTGCACTCGACGGCGTTCCAGGGGGCGGCGCTGGTCCTGTACGCGGGCCTGGTGGCGGCGTGGGCGCTCGTCGCGGTGCGGACCGTCCGCGCCGGGGCGCGCGGCACGCTGTTCCTGCCGCCCGCCCCGGCGGCGCCCCGCGCCTGA